The following DNA comes from Hylaeus volcanicus isolate JK05 unplaced genomic scaffold, UHH_iyHylVolc1.0_haploid 12197, whole genome shotgun sequence.
ACAggtgtttttgttttcaacgTCTGACTATagtctttaattaaaagtttaacaGGACGGTTGCTATTTTATGCAACCATCAAAGAAGTATACCCAAACAACATGAAGTATCCAtggataaattaaaagaacaacTTGCTAAAACAACCGAAGCTATGAACGAATTACAGGTAGTCAATTGCTtgccttaaaaaaaaaaatcattttttccctTAAACTCCATGATTGTTAGTGTTACAACGAATGGTTACAAAAACcacatgaaaaaaatgaagtttttcGTTATCATCATAAATCGGtaagcaaaaataaaagaattcattgtgcgaatttttttttttttttttttttttaaaaaggaaaatcaagaagaaaatttcactTCTGTTGTTAAAGCCGGACTTAAAAAAGATGctgttcaaagaaaaattgctcAATTAACGTAAAGCATTCATGTTGCTTGCATCTAGAATGAAttcttctcaatttttttttaatgctgtaggaataaaaaaaaatctcaactTTTGCGAATAAATATGAAGGTCATTTGAATcaacagttttatttaacgatactAATTTTGTGCAGGATGCTAATAAAACTGTCGCTAGTAGTACCTCCAAGCAGCATTATATGGATCCTCGGTATTATTGTTTGGTTCatgtgttatttatttttatcaaataatgcatcgaattttttattttaaattttcgttttatagAATTTCGGTatctttttgtaaaaaatggGAGTTACCTGtggaaaaaatttttaatacagtaCTGCAAAGACCAGCCATTAAAatcactaattttttttttttaatgatcagacattaagaaaaaaatttccttgGGCTATGTATGCGCGGTGcgatttcgttttttaaattataagagAGCTCGTGTATACCAAACTTCATTCTTAAGGAAAAACAACCTTTTCTTTCCGCAATAATATCACAAAAAATTGACTCTACCATTTTTCCGAAATATCCTTAATAGTCTTATTGTGGCAAGGCAGCGTATAAACTAGCTAAATATAATTTCCGTTTATTAATGTCATctatagaaaacaaaaatttagtggtgattttttttcatgtgtATACTTATTCGTTACCTAATTCATCATTTTCTATTACTGAGATCTCTGGAGCTTGGTACTGAGGTTGCATAGCTTGTAGTAGACTAGCTCCATAGctctataatttttttttttcatgtcaTTTTTCATACAATACTCTTACTTTCTCTTGTAAAACAAAACTACTTTGTTTAGCGGTGTTTGACTCAACAGAAGGTTTCGTTATAGATTTCAAGGCTAATCCACCATTACGTCCCCAAGTCACATATAATTTCTACACCATTCTATAAGACACAAACAAAAGCATTCATGCTTACTAGTCCTCGGTACCAACATCCCGATAAATGACATAATGCCGCTTGAGCACATCGATGGTCACTTAGTTCAACAAACGCGACGCGCTACGAATGTTCAAAAGCAATGAtggcattaaaaaataaacacgttatataaatgtttgaaaacaaacctttaaatttattatacgaaGAGATACAATATGACCAAAAGGTGAAAAAAGGGACCCTAACGTTTCCTATTGAATAATTAAGCTACATGTTATTTCACATGAACGTTTATACCTCGTTTTCATCTTCGCACAAATTactaacaaacaaaaatttttgatattcaATCGAAGGTATATGAGTAATAAGTTTTGCACGCTTTGAGTCTCCGCCACTGCGAGAATGTAAATCGGTTTTTAAACTTGACGCGCTTCCGCGATTGGCATTGGTTGTATCATCACCAAACTTACTGGAAAGAGAAATAAGCAAAATACCTGtcttttaataagaaaatgggATGTGTACTAGTTGGACTCTTTCAAAATACGCAAAAAACTTACACGAACATATTTACATTCCTTCATACAACTGGACTGCACTGACAGCATAACGTtacgacataaaatattggCTGCCTACGAACTTAAAGTGATATTCTGTGAAAGAAAACCAAAATGTTATCTTACCTCCATTTTAAGTCCTTTTTGAAGGCAATCAAGTATCGTTTTGCTTTctggaacaaatttttcttgtagACGTACAAAACCACAACTCCATCTTTGATCTTTTGAGCATGGCGTGTCGCCACTCTCCTCACATTTATTGACGTTTTGACTAAGAaactgtttgtttttttcttttcctgaaCCTTCTAGATGATAAAACGCATTAAATAcgcataaatttttttcatttgttttgtcTTGACAAGCGCTCAGTTTTGTATTTGATACATAAGTAGGTGCACAACCTAAGATTTCTTGAGGGAGTAAGCGAACAGAGGCTATTCCTGAATGAATTGATTTAAGTGCATTGAAAACACATTTTTCTGTTACTCCTAAGGATAGAATAAAGCAGCAcatgttttgaaaaaaaaaaattcacttgTTTGTCACTGACCAGAACGTAAATTTCCAATATAATAATCGTAACTATCGAGTAAGCTTAAaggtttaaaattgtttttactcCAGCCAGCTGCCAAcaatctaaaaaatatttttttttcacagtTCAATGAAGGAAATTTACTTATTCGAACCAGGGAAGTAGACGTTCGTTTCCGATAGAGTTTTTAGTAGCTCGGATGCGCTTGTGTGGTCAAAAAATTCCACATACGCGTAACCAACACAATTTCCTGTATCATTATTTCTAACTATATCAATATGCTTTATGAAACGATTTGTATCAGGAGTTGCACCAgtttttaaactaaattcaAGAGCAACTGAAGAGGAACGACTCAATAAAGTTTTAAGATCATATTCTGTTGTCCATTCAGGCAAATTTTGCACACATAAAGTGCGTAATGTTTCAACATGACAATTAGACGAATCACCGCCAAAAAatgcactttttttttttttcgacggcTGACTAGTTTGTTCGCATAATGCTTGTGCTAAATAATCcggaatatataattttttttctttgatttcttgATCTTCGCAATCTTTTGGATTGAAGACTTGAGAATTCGTATTTGAATTACTCATCTGATTGATATCACTTTAGGTTCTAGTTAAGAAGTACAAGGTTTTCGATGAACTCTTAGTTGTTGtcaccaattttttttatcataaacTATTAAAGTGGTAAGATCTGGGTCCACAGACTTGAAAAGGAGGTACACGAACTCGCGACAACTCATTTTGTATCCACAACACGATGAGTTCACTTTTTCTAGTAATCTGTTCATAATAATGAGttgcatttttattgaaaaggaatgaaaactgaaattttgaACTTGGTTGGGAGTAATATGATAACAATCAAATGATCGCacttgattttctttttgttaccGTCGTATTATTATGAATTCTAGAACGCTTGACACAAAAGTTCTAGCCAactcaaaaattaaacaaaacaaaaacatttctaGTTTACAGAAAAGATACAAAACGGATGTGACGTTAACTCCTTATCCAATTTCCTCAACGATTTCCAATTCGTCAGTGCTTGAGGAAAGCTTTGATCCTACAATAAGTAAAGAACAACTaacctttttatttcaacaaggGTTTTGATTGTTACTTAGTTCTTCTT
Coding sequences within:
- the LOC128883035 gene encoding uncharacterized protein LOC128883035, whose protein sequence is MSNSNTNSQVFNPKDCEDQEIKEKKLYIPDYLAQALCEQTSQPSKKKKSAFFGGDSSNCHVETLRTLCVQNLPEWTTEYDLKTLLSRSSSVALEFSLKTGATPDTNRFIKHIDIVRNNDTGNCVGYAYVEFFDHTSASELLKTLSETNVYFPGSNKLLAAGWSKNNFKPLSLLDSYDYYIGNLRSGVTEKCVFNALKSIHSGIASVRLLPQEILGCAPTYVSNTKLSACQDKTNEKNLCVFNAFYHLEGSGKEKNKQFLSQNVNKCEESGDTPCSKDQRWSCGFVRLQEKFVPESKTILDCLQKGLKMEAANILCRNVMLSVQSSCMKECKYVRTGILLISLSSKFGDDTTNANRGSASSLKTDLHSRSGGDSKRAKLITHIPSIEYQKFLFVSNLCEDENEETLGSLFSPFGHIVSLRIINLKRVAFVELSDHRCAQAALCHLSGCWYRGLKLYVTWGRNGGLALKSITKPSVESNTAKQSSFVLQEKSYGASLLQAMQPQYQAPEISVIENDELDDINKRKLYLASLYAALPQ